One Ovis aries strain OAR_USU_Benz2616 breed Rambouillet chromosome 24, ARS-UI_Ramb_v3.0, whole genome shotgun sequence genomic window, GACGCTTCAGCACAGCCTgaacccccagccctgccccagttcccaggcccctgccccCAAGGGTGGGCCCTCTTCACCTCTCCTCCTGCGCCTCCGACCAAAGCGCCTCCTTCGTCTGCGACATCTTcttcggcggcggcggcggcatcTGCTCCGGCTATGGGTGAGGCAGCATCGGTATCTGGCCATGGTGCTGGGTGGACTCGGCCTGGATGCT contains:
- the PRM1 gene encoding sperm protamine P1; the encoded protein is MARYRCCLTHSRSRCRRRRRRRCRRRRRRFGRRRRRRVCCRRYTVVRCTRQ